A region from the Triticum aestivum cultivar Chinese Spring chromosome 3D, IWGSC CS RefSeq v2.1, whole genome shotgun sequence genome encodes:
- the LOC123077945 gene encoding protein FAR-RED ELONGATED HYPOCOTYL 3 isoform X1, whose translation MKIHLSHKSLKEFRTLLYYSTSTATFEERWHAFSKRWQSEKTVTWLRRMYKKRRLWAAAYLTEGFWLGMKSNQRSESLNSCLHLHLDGEMTLVDMILHYENAVVRIRENEARDDCTASQSLPVPVTSSRELEIAASDVFTPANFYMLQADLRKIGGIEIVEIKLGDGSQQYIVAWKNNWKSRFWVEYTPVNSAETIRCSCRRMIRKGLPCKHIFHVLKYLNISEIPKCLVLVRFTKDARLGLPARRTSDLLGFGWTGAAEEMKYSQVSVLASEAMHAACKHPTLWDQLQESLKTVIAKSHEYDQLKENLSKKTADLSTCAIEYVDDGEGNIVEVHDPIKVSTKGATKVDENRPMSKNGRPLSYDEIRIRCGACKLLGHTKRSKKCKLNKKSVVGEEE comes from the exons atgaagattcacctcagtcacaagtccttgaaggagttccgaactcttctgtactacagcacgtccacggccacgtttgaggagagatggcacgcgttttccaaaagatggcagtcggaaaaaacagtaacatggttgagacggatgtataagaagaggagactgtgggctgcggcttatctgacagagggtttttggcttggcatgaaaagcaaccagaggagtgaaagtctaaactcatgccttcaccttcacctagacggtgaaatgaccctggtggatatgattttgcactatgagaacGCCGTTGTACGTATCCGTGAGAATGAGGCACGAGATGATtgcacggcctcacagagtttaccggtgccagttactagctcgagggaacttgagatagctgcttctgacgtcttcactccagcaaacttctatatgttgcaagctGATCTTAGGAAAATTGGTGGCATCGAGATTGTAGAAATAAAGCTCGGAGACGGATCACAGCAGTAcatcgtggcctggaagaataactggaagagccgtttttgggtggagtacactccagtaaattccgcagaaactataaggtgcagctgcagaagaatgattcgaaagggtctaccttgcaagcacatattccatgtactgaagtacttgaatatatctgaaataccaaagtgtttagttcttgtgcGGTTCACGAAAGATgcaaggttgggactgcccgcCAGGCGCACAAGCGATCTGTTGGGATTTGGATGGACTGGAGCAGCTGAAGAaatgaaatatagccaggtcagtgtgttGGCTTCAGAAGCTATGCATGCAGCATGCAAACACCCAactttgtgggatcagttacaggagAGTTTGAAGACCGTGATAGCTAAGAGCCATGAGTATGATCAGCTAAAGGAAAATTTGAGTAAGAAAACGGCTGATCTTAGTACTTGTGCAATCGAATATGTAgacgatggtgaaggcaacatAGTTGAAGTTCATGATCCTATTAAAGTATCAACGAAAGGTGCAACTAAGGTAGATGAGAACCGCCCTATGTCGAAAAATGGTAGGCCACTTTCGTACGACGAGATCAGAATCAGGTGCGGCGCATGCAAATTGCTAGGGCACACTAAACGcagcaagaaatgcaaactaaataAGAA AAGCGTGGTGGGCGAAGAAGAGTAG